A stretch of Argiope bruennichi chromosome 10, qqArgBrue1.1, whole genome shotgun sequence DNA encodes these proteins:
- the LOC129988484 gene encoding uncharacterized protein LOC129988484 — MPDGSKQPKLLTTLYDKEHYIVHYRVLKQYLQLGLKLKNVHKVLEFQQSPWLKRYIDLNTEMRTKATNDFEKDFFKLMNNSVFGKTMENIRKRLDIRLVCDPQKTEKLVAKPNFKGRTIFDERLAAVHMNKTKVIFNKPIYVGMSILDLSKHLMYDFHYNVMKPKYGGDIKLLYMDTDSYIYDIQTEDFYKDMKGMINCFDTSDYPENNKYEMPQVNKKVLGEMKDEHAGKIMEEFVGLRSKMYACKTETDMVKKSKGVKKCVVKNRISFEDYKNCLFSHQQQYRTMNLLRSKKHEIHSIQVNKIALSDKDDKRHILDDGIHTLAHDHYAIQK, encoded by the coding sequence ATGCCTGATGGCTCAAAACAGCCAAAACTACTGACGACCCTCTATGACAAAGAGCATTATATTGTTCATTACAGGGTTCTAAAACAATATTTGCAGCTGGGGTTGAAGCTCAAAAACGTGCACAAAGTGTTGGAGTTTCAGCAGTCTCCCTGGTTGAAGAGGTACATAGACCTAAACACTGAAATGAGGACCAAGGCAACCAATGACTTTGAAAAAGACTTCTTCAAACTTATGAACAACTCGGTCTTTGGCAAGACGATGGAAAATATCAGGAAGCGGCTCGATATTAGGCTAGTATGTGATCCCCAGAAAACGGAGAAGCTGGTTGCTAAGCCCAACTTCAAGGGAAGGACCATTTTCGACGAAAGATTAGCCGCTGTGCATATGAACAAGACGAAAGTTATCTTTAATAAGCCAATATACGTCGGCATGAGTATATTAGATCTATCGAAGCATCTGATGTACGACTTTCATTATAATGTTATGAAGCCTAAATACGGGGGCGATATCAAGCTATTGTACATGGACACTGACAGTTACATCTATGACATACAGACCGAGGATTTTTATAAGGATATGAAAGGAATGATTAACTGCTTTGATACGTCGGATTACccagaaaataacaaatatgaaatgcCACAGGTAAATAAAAAGGTTCTGGGAGAAATGAAGGATGAGCATGCTGGAAAAATTATGGAAGAATTCGTCGGATTAAGATCAAAAATGTATGCTTGTAAGACTGAAACAGACATGGTAAAAAAGTCCAAAGGTGTTAAGAAATGCGTAGTAAAAAATAGGATATCTTTCGAGGACTATAAAAACTGTTTGTTCTCACACCAACAACAGTACAGAACAATGAATCTCCTTAGAAGCAAGAAACACGAGATCCATTCAATACAAGTGAACAAGATAGCGCTGTCCGACAAGGACGACAAACGACATATCTTGGACGATGGTATCCATACCTTGGCGCACGACCACTATgcgatacaaaaataa
- the LOC129988528 gene encoding uncharacterized protein LOC129988528 produces MSEKIQTDKGLEFVGETTQKLFKANNIHWFTTENVEIKAAMIERWNLTLGNKIKLYLSENNTERYIDVLDQLVKNYNNSYHRSIRMTPVEASKEENSGEVYRNLFREKTIRNPKFQVGDKVRISYTSPPSEEVTKRLLRMKYLSSPMY; encoded by the coding sequence ATGTCTGAAAAGATTCAGACAGATAAGGGCTTAGAGTTTGTCGGTGAAACAACTCAAAAACTGTTTAAGGCAAATAATATCCATTGGTTCACAactgaaaatgttgaaataaaagcGGCAATGATCGAGAGATGGAACCTTACGCTTGGGAATAAAATTAAGCTCTACTTATCCGAAAACAACACGGAGAGGTACATAGATGTCTTGGATCAATTAGTGAAGAACTACAACAACTCCTACCACAGAAGTATAAGGATGACACCGGTTGAAGCCAGTAAAGAAGAAAACAGCGGAGAGGTGTATCGTAACCTGTTCAGAGAAAAGACCATACGCAATCCTAAATTTCAGGTAGGAGATAAAGTAAGAATATCATATACAAGTCCACCTTCAGAAGAAGTTACCAAGCGACTTTTACGGATGAAATATTTGTCATCTCCGATGTATTGA